A segment of the Nitrospina gracilis 3/211 genome:
CGGTCCTCGGGTTTGCGCAGATCATCGAGCGCGACCCCCGTCTTTCGCCGCAGCATAAGGAATACGTGTCACGGATTCTGGACGGTGGTAACCAACTCATGCGGCTGGTGGACGACATTCTGGAGATGTCCAAGATCGACGGCGGAGAATCGGAACTGTACAGCCAGGCATTCGATTTGGTTGGCATGGTCGACCGCATCAATTCGTCCATTCGCAACCGGTGCCTGTTCAAGGGGCTGGATTTTTTTGCAGAAGGGTTGGAAGAACGGCCTCTTTGGGTTTATGGTGACGAGTCAAAATTGCATATGGCGCTCACCAACGTCCTCAGCAATGCGGTCAAGTTTACAGATCAGGGGGCCGTGCTTCTGCGTATTGAGCAAAGACCGAATGAGGTGTTTAGCTTTGAAATCATAGATACTGGCAAAGGCATTGCCGCGGACCAGCTGACCAAAGTGTTTGACCCGTTTGAAAAGCTGGGAGAAGTCGGGTTGAGCAAAGGCATGGGACTGGGCCTTTCCATCTCAAAAAAACACATCGAAGCCATGGGCGGTACCATTTCCGTTCAGTCGTTGGAAGGCAAGGGCACGCATTTCACCATCGAGTTGCCGCTCAAACGGTTTGGAGAACTTTCGTCGTATGACAACGATTCCTGGCATTTTAAAAAGCCGCTTGCGTGGATGTCCCTGCGGGCGGCCTGCGTGGGTAAGTTCCAGCCCACAGAATCCCGTGAACTGGACAAAACCCTCGGAAGCTTGGGTATTCCATTGTGTCACGTAGAGAATATCGAATCGCCGCAAATGCTCGAAAACCCAGGGGTGGACCTGTTGTTCGTTAATCTGGACGGGTTGGGGGACCAAACAGAAGCCCTGATCCAAAACCTGCGCAAGTACCAGTCCTTTGAAAAAATACTCCTTGTGGTCGTCGCCGGTGCCCAGAACCGGGAGATGGCCGATGCCTGCCTGCAGGTCGGGGCGAACCAGGTTTTGGATAAGCCGGTTAATTTGAAAGGGATTCTTCAAATTATTGGAACGGGTTTCGGATTGGCCCTCGATTTCCTGAGACGGACTTCCGGCCCGCAGACGGTTTCCCCGGACCGGGAAATCGATTTGGCCCGGGTCCAGTTTTCCAATCAGGTTATGGAAAACATCAAAGCGGCCGCGTCCAGTTATAATTTCACCAGTTTTGAAAAGAGCCTGAATGCAATCCAGGTTGACGGCGAAGAAAAAAAACTGGCCCTGTTTTTCAAGGATTTGATACGTTCATACGATATGAAATTGATCAACCAGGTCATCGAGTTTTTGAACAGAATGCAATCGGGCCCGAAATCCTGATTTCCGGTTGTAACATGTGAGTAGTATGTCCTCCATTCCGCCCGACCGTGAAGACTTTAAAATTCTTATTGTTGACGACACCCCCGCCAATGTGGAAGTCCTCCAAAAGACACTGGAGGTAGAGGGTTACAATATTTCCGTTGCCCTTAGCGGAGAGAAGGCCCTTACCATCGCGTCGCGTTTCATGCCGGATCTCATTCTGCTCGATATCATGATGGAGGGCATGGATGGTTACGAAACCTGCCGGCGGCTGAAAGCCGATCCGAAAACCACCGGGACTCCGGTCATATTCATTTCCGCCCGGAATGATATAGAGGATGTGGTCGAAGGGTTCAACCAGGGTGGGGTCGACTACATTGTTAAACCCTTCAAGTCCGGCGAAGTGCTGGCGCGGGTCAAAACACACCTTCAACTTCATTCCCTCAAAAAGCAGCGGGAGGCCTTGATTCAGGAACTGGAAAAGAAAAACGAGGATCTGGTTTCGCTCAATGAAATAAAAAATAAATTCCTCGGTATTGCCGCCCACGACATCCGCAATCCACTTTCCTCCATTAAAGGATTCGTTGAACTCCTCGAACTTTCAGGAGAGTCTTTTTCTCAAAAAGAACATGACGAAATGCTTCAGTTGGTCGGCAAATCGGTCAATGAGGTGTTGGGAATGGTGGATGACCTGCTGGATATTTCGGTTATCGAGAGCGGCAACCTGAAACTGGACCTGGGGCCGGGCGACCTGACCGCTCTGCTGAAGGAAAGGATCCAGATCAACTCCGGACATGCGCGGGGCAAGGATATTTCAATAAACGAGGATTTCCACGATATTGAACCGATCGTTTTCGACCGGGGCCGCATGGCACAGGTTTTGGATAATTTGATCAGCAACGCAATCAAGTACTCCCCGCTTGGTTCCAGTGTATTCATTGAGCTGAGGCAGGAAGACGGTTGGACACACGTGCGGGTCCGGGATGAGGGGCAGGGGATCCGGCCGGAAGATCAGGAACAGATATTCAGAGGATTCCAGAAGCTGGGCGCCCGTCCCACCGGGGGGGAAAAGAGCACGGGGCTGGGACTGGCCATTGTCAAGAACATCGTGGAATCCCATCAGGGAAAAATAGGGGTGTACAGCGAGGTGGGAAAAGGATCGACGTTTGAAGTCGCTCTGCCCAATCTGGAGATGCCCGACTACAGGTTTTAGGAAGGAAGGGGCATCCGCAGGGTGCTAACGGGCAAAACCATTGCCTCACTTGCCTTTCATTTTTTCAAGCAGCTGATTGAAGCTTTCCGTCAAATCGCCCACTTCATCCTTGGACTGAATAGGCAGCTTTTTCTGGCGTAAATTGCCCTGCGCCATTTCCCTCGCCATGTTGCTGACCTGTTTGATGGGTTCGCTCACAGTGCGTGTGATGGTGGACCCCAGCACCCCCGCCATCAATGCCGCAATGAAAAACAGGATGACCAGAAGCACCACGAGAAAATGTGTGCGGTTGGAAATTTCCTGCATGTCTTTATCAAGCAGCTTGTTCTGCGTATCCGTCATTTCATTCAAAAAGGATTTGATGCGGAAGGCGATGGGTACCGCCTTTTGCGCCAGCCAGGCGTTAGCCAGATTCCACTCCTTGCCCGAACGGATCTGGATGATCTCTTGCAAAAGAGGGGCGATCTGTTCACGGGCCCGTTCCAGCCGTTTGAACACCTTCTGCTGGTCCGCAGACAACAGTTTGAAGTTTCGCTTCAGGTCATTGAACCGGTTCGTGTTGTCCTCCCAGTTTTTCCGAAACTGATCCTTGAATGCGGGGTCACCCGATAACAGAAACTCTTCCGCCTTTTCGAATGCCAGGCTGGTGGTTCCCTCCAGGTCGGCCATGATGGCCAGAAGCGCTTTGCGGTTCTGTGAAGACGGAGGGATGCGCATTTCCAGGTTGATCATGCGGGTGACATAAGTCATCAACCGGTCTTCCAATGGCTGTGCTTTTTCGAACAGGATTTTTCGGGCTGGTGTATTTTCGTCTGTTTGGGCAATGCTCTCGATTTCCTGCTGGAACACCTTAAACTGTTTGAGGTCTTCCTCAATTGCATGGAGTTGATTCACATGCTCCTGGTTGTTCCATTGGCTGGAGAGTTCGTGCAGCTTTTGGAGGGAGGGTTCAATCTGCTCGTTCCAGGCAGTGGCGCGCTCTTCCTTGAACTTGGGATCACCCAGTATCACCCATCCGCGCAGGGAGGCAAGCGAATGGTTCATCCCGTTCAACATCATCAGGCTGGAGTGGGCTGTCGGGGTCCGAAGGGTCACCACCCGTTTGGTGATCGCCTCCATATTCTTGACTTGCTGAATGGTTATCAGAACCACTCCCATAAGAATCAGGGTAATGACCCCGAATCCTACCCCAATTTTGGTGCTAACTTTACAATCTCGGAACTTTCCCATTCGTAATCCAGGATGGCGAAATCAGAATCTGCGGTAATCCGGTCCCGAAAAAACCAGGTTCCCCCCTATAATAATTCTATTTTCCCGGATTCCAAATGATAAATCGCACCCATGACCGCCAATCCGGCCTCTTCGGTCAATTTTGACAGGATCGGTTCGGCTTTCCGGATATTTTTCATGTTATGTAGGACATTCTCCCGGACCACCTCATTGACTTGAGGAAGGTGCCCATTACTTGTGCACTTTGATACGCTGGGCTGAATGAACTCCACCAGATTGCCAATGTGCCCCGGAACCTGATCGCCGGAAACGGCCGCAGTCACCGCGCCGCAATTGCTGTGGCCGAGAACGATGATGAGCCGCGTTCCCAGATGCTCCACGGCATATTCGAGACTGGCCAGGACCATGTTGGAGGCGATATTACCTGCCACCCGCAGGACAAACAGGTCCCCCAGTCCCTGATCGAATATGATTTCAGGGGAAACCCGGGAGTCAGAGCAGGCCAGAACCGCTGTAGGTGATGGCCGACCCTTCGCGCATTCCTTCCGGTAGAGAGGGTCCTGGTGGGGATGGAGCGTGGCTCCCCTTGCAAATCGTTGGTTCCCCAGCAACAGTTCATTCAATAATTGAGTTGTCATTTGTCCGCTTTCATAAATAAATCAGGTTGGAAGAAAACCCGGTAATTTAAAGTAGCACAGGGGCTTAATTATTTTTATCTGGGAATTCATGATTGTGAGGTCGAGATACTTCGAATATTACGGAGAGGCTTCGCAGTTTCTGGAATGGATTTTTAAGACGGGCAACGGAGATCGTCCCGGTTGCGTCTTAAGGAGGTAGCGGGAGGTTCCTGTTAAAAAAATGAAAACCGGACCCGAAAAAGGGCCCGGTCGCTCGATCCCAGGAGGGAAGCTTACAACCTGTATTTGGGAATCAGTTTTTGCTGGCGGCGAACATTGTCCAGTTCGTCAAAAAACGCATGCATGTCTTCCTGAGAGGCATCGGACAATTCTTCTTCCAGCCAATTCATGCAATCTTCAAAGGAGGGAAAGAGATACTGTTCCGGAATCATGCCGGGAACAATGTTGATGCGCCTCAGCATGCGCAGGGGCTGGTCCTGCAGGCCGGTCATCACCACCGCGATGTTCCGGTTTTCAAATTCGCGGATCACCTCTTCCAGTGCGTACAGACCCGTCTGGTCGATGTGGGGGACCTTTTTCATGCGAAAGATCACGACGCGGATGTCGGGGAGGGTTTTGGCCAGTTCCTGAAAGGCGGGAGCGAAACCGAAAAACAACGGGCCGTCCAGGTGTTTTACATAAATCTTGTCCATGATGTGTGCCGGAATGTGTTCGTCATCCCACGGAATTTCCTTGGAATAGGAGCGGAGCGGGGATATTTTTATATCCCGGCCGGCCTGGTCGCTCATCTGTTTCATGAACAAAACGGAGGCCAGGATGAGTCCCGCCGCCACGGCCTGGATGAGGTCCACGAAAACGGTCAGGGCGAGCACTAGGATCATCACCACGGCGTCGGCCCGGGGCACTTCCTTGATATGGCGCATTCCCTTGTAGTCGATGATGCCGATGCCGACGGTGATCAGGATGCCCGCCAGCACGGCAAGGGGAATCTGGGAAGCATATACGCCCGCCCCCATCAGAATGACGAGGAGGACGAGGGCATGGACGATTCCTGAAAGGCGGGTGACGCCGCCGGAGTTGATGTTGACCAGCGTGCGCATGGTGGCGCCTGCGCCCGGCAACCCGCCGATGGCCGCGGCGGCCATGTTGCCGATGCCCTGGCCCACCAGCTCCTGGTTGGAGTTGTGTTTGGTTTTGGTGATGTTATCCGCCACCACCGAGGTCAGAAGCGAGTCGATCGCACCCAGCAGCGACAGGGTGAGCGCCAGCTTGATGATCAGGCCCATTTTCATCCCCTCGAGAGACATCTCACCGATCCGCAGTTCCGGAAACCCATCCGGAATGTCACCGATCAGGGGAACGTTCAGCCCCACCCAGCCGGAGATGCCGGAGACCGCGAAAAGCGCGACCAGCGTACTTGGAATGGCTTTGGTGATGCGCGGGAAGATGTAAATGATGGCAATGGTGGCGGTTGCCACCAGCACGGCTTCCCAGTTGATGGCAGTCAGGGCTTTGGGCAGGTCGTGAAAAACCGCCGGAATGGTTTTCGGCGATTTTTGCCCCATAAAGGGGAAAATTTGAAGAATGATGATGATCACCCCGATGCCCGTCATGAAACCGGAAACCACCGGGTAGGGAATGTAGCGGATGTAAGTGCCCAGTTTCATGACACCGTATCCGATCAGGAACACCCCCGATAGGAAAAAGATCGCGATGATGGTGCCGAATGCTGCCTCCAGACTGCCCATATTCTGGACGGCGGTCATGACCACCACTGTGGACACAACCGTCATCGGGCCGGTAGGACCGCTGATCTGCTGACGGGTTCCTCCGAAGAGGGCGGCAAAAAAACCAAGTGCAATCGCGCCATAGAGCCCGGCGATCGCCCCCATGCCCGATTGAACCCCGAAAGCCAGAGCCAAAGGGAGCGCCACAATGCCGGCTGTGACCCCTCCGAAAATGTCCCCCTTCAGGTTGTTCAGATCGTACTGAAAGTACGATTTGAGGGAGAGGTTTGCTCTTTCCTTTTCAACCTTCGGCATGGACGCAATATTCAAGGTTTTCGTCTGCATTTGGACTTTAACTGTAAAACATTGGAAAAAGGCATAGAGTTTATTCTAGCGAAAATAAGCAATTTGGTCACAAAAAAATGACATATTATCGAAAAAACTCTATATCTATAAAGTATTAAATTTAAAGACTATTTCTTTCATTTAGTAGGAATTTCGCCCGGTTTGGCATAGGATAAGTGGAAAAATAACCGGTCGCCCTCTCCTGCTAAAGAAGGGCGGCCGGCCGGAGGTAATTCCGTGAGAAGCAAAAGCCCTTATCGCTGATCGGAGAATCCGGGGACGCGAGGCGGGCCCGAACCAAACATGGGGATGCGTGGGTGCCTTCCTAGAAAGAGATATCCCATTGAACCCGGATGCGGTTGTCGTCGTAAGACATTCCGGTGGACGCGTCTTCCAATTCCAGAATGGAATAATCGACGGTGATTTTGTTGTCGTGACCGGAGAAGAAGTAGTTCAAACCCCAGGTGTATTCTTCACGTTCGTCGGTGAGGGCCACGTTGCTGGCCACCGGGGCATCGACGAACGCGTAGCGAAAAGCCAGTTCCAGCTTCTCCGGAATCTGCGGAACCAGTCCGTGGAAAAAGTAACCCGCCTGCGCGTACATACCTTTGTACTTGTGAACGGTCATGTTGCGTTTGTCTTCCACGTCTTTCCAGTGGTATTCCTGCTGGATCGACAGGCCCCGGTACTTGAACGCGAATTCCTGCACGTACTGCTCGGTTTTGAAATTCTGCGAAGTGGCGCTGGGTCCTGTAAGCCCGCTCAGGTTGCCGCAACCGGAGGAGCTCCAGCGACTGCACTTGCCGTTGTTGGTGGCGGCGGCGAAGGCCAGACTTCCGGTTGGCAGTTTATGGAAGGATACGTCGGACTGACGCCATTTCAGGTCGCGGCCAAGAAAGTTCCACTGCAGGCGACCCATGTACATCATGTCGTTATCGGGATTGTTTACCGAGCGGCCTTCGCCGTTGAACACACCGGCCCAGTAACGCATGTCGGCGTAGGTCTCTTTAAACAAGCGGCCGCGAATCTGTGCGCCCACCTGGCGGTCGATGGTGAACACGCGGTTCACGATGGACCGTTCGACGAACTGCTGGCGTCCGGAAGAATCCACACGCTCGCGGTTGAAGTCGATTTTCCACTGACCCACGCGGAGGCCGATCTCGTCGATCGGTTGCAGGGTGATGCGGTAGTCGATGACACGCGCGGAAGAGGCCGCGGCATCGTCATCCACGTCGCGCGACGGTTGCAGATCCACTTCAAAGTAGTAATCGATCCAGGGTTTGAATCCGTGACCGCCGATTTTCATGCGGAGGCGGCGGGCTTCGAAGTTGCTCGAGTCGGAGCGGGTGGTGAAGTTCGACACACCGCGCGGATCGGAGCGATGAGGGTGCGTGTACCGCAACTGCGCGCGCCATACGAGCCGGGTAGAGAACAGGCCGTCCGACGTTTTCATCTCAAAACCCGGATTGGCGTAACGCACCTGGATGTAGTCTTGCTTTTGGGGAAGGGAGTCCAGGTTTTCAAAACGTTTCAGCTTTTCTTCCAACGCCCTCAGGCGCTTCTCCGTATCCGACTCCGCCCACACCGCCTGTGCCGGGATCAGCAGCCCGGTCACGGCCAGCAAAACGATCACATTCCGGATCATTCCGTCCTCCTTCTTTCTTATGTGTTGATCACTTGAGTTAGAATTTGAAACCCCTCAGTATCAGGTCGATTTGCGTCCAGCTCCGCATGCCCAAATGGTACGCAGGGTTTGTTAGATTCCGGTAAGGGGTCGGTTTGCATTGCCCTAGAAAGACGAATCGGGGTAAAAAAGCCGGGCACAAATTGGATGAAAACGCGGTTCCCGGTCAAGAAGGCCGAGGGTTCGGGCCATCTGTGTTGACGCCGGGATGAGAGGACCGATTGAAATAAATCGGACCCGGTTGACAAGCAGCCGGAATCGAGAATACATTGATCTGGTTTGGCCTGTACCGTTTTTAAAATATCACTCATTTGATCGATATCATGTTGCCTGAATGGATTGAATTCAAAATTCAAATAGAAAAAACCAAGAACGAGCTGGCCGGTGCGGACCTGAGTAATCGCAAGCTGATGCAGGCCAAGCTGGACCACGCCCAGTTGCAGGGCGCGGACCTGAGTTTTTCGTACCTCATCTGCGCTGATCTGACGGGAGCGGATTTGAGCGGAGCCGACCTCACGGGCGCGGTGCTCAGCGAAGCCATTCTCAAAGACGCCAACCTGGAAGACGTCGAGTTCGAGGATTCCTACCTGAATGGAGCCGACCTGAGCGGCGCCACCAATCTCACTTGCGACCAGCTCGAACTCGCCTATCTGGACAGGGAAACGCGTTTGCCCGACAATATCCAGATTGAATGGGTGTCCGACGACCAGTTTGAATGCAGTGAAAAGGATTGAGGCCGGATCATGACCGAAAGCAAACGCGCGGTGGTGCTGGTGGGGCACGGAGGCCTGCCCAAGGACTGCCCGCCTGACTGGGTGTCCCGTCTCAAACAGCTGGAAGGCCAGCGAAAGGGCACCGGCCAGCCGCCGACGGCGGAGGAGATGGACCTCGACCGTCAGATCCGCAACTGGCCGCGCACGCCGGAGAACGATCCCTACCACCACGGCCTGCAACGGCTGTCCGAACGGCTGGAGCCGCGTGTCGCCCCCGCCAAACTGGTGGTTGCGTACAATGAGTTCTGCGCGCCCACGGTGCTGGAAGCGGTGGAGAAGCTGGTCGAGGCCGGGTTCACGCACGTCACCGTCGTGCCCACCATGTTCACGCCCGGCGGATCGCATTCGGAGCTGGAAATTCCGGAACTCCTCACCACCCTGCGCAGTCAGTTTCCCGATCTCGACCTGCAATACGCCTGGCCGTTCGACCTCGACACCCTCGCCGGGTTCCTGGCGGATCACCTTGCCGGATTCCCGCCGCANNNNNNNNNNNNNNNNNNNNNNNNNNNNNNNNNNNNNNNNNNNNNNNNNNNNNNNNNNNNNNNNNNNNNNNNNNNNNNNNNNNNNNNNNNNNNNNNNNNNATTGGGGGAGGGGTCTATTACCCCATTGAATTATTGGTCATAACTCTAATTCCACTGCCACACGCCGTGCCGCCACGCTCACAACCTCAAACCAGCAAATCCGGCGTCCGCCTGTGGGCGCTGGAAGTGCAGGGAGACGTCACCTGCGCCGATTACGACGGCGTCTCGCACTTCCTCGCGCTCGGCTTTGAGGACGGGCACGTGCAATTGCTGGACGCCAACGGGCAGGTTCTGCTGGATGCAAACGTGGGCAAACCTGTCAGGCAGGTGCGGTTGTTGCCGGTCAAAAAACGTCTGGCGGCACTCGATGAGTACAGCCATGTGACGGGATTTGATTTTTCCGGAAAACAGACCTTCCGCCAGGATTACGACGCGGTGTGGACCTCGGTGGAGGCGAAAGGCGGTTTCTTTTACCTGTGGGGCTGGAAAGCGGAGACGCTCAAGGTCGACGGTTCCGGCCGAGTCCGCCAGCGCCTGCCCCTGCCGTCACCGCGCCGGGTGGTCCGCGCCGTCGGGAAAAAGGATCAGTTCTGGATCGTGCACAACCAGGTTTCACTCGGGCTATACACTGGCCACGGCGCCAATCTGTGGCTGGTCAATTGTCCGGCGGCGATCGACCTCGGGCGTGACCGTCCCTCGGAAATCGTGACCAGCGACTCCGGCGACGCGCTGGCCATCTGCTGTTTCGACAAGGGGGTGTATATCTTCGATGGTGAGGCGCGCACCTTGCGCCACATCGATCTCGACGGCATGGTGAACCACATCGACGTCAGCGGATCCGGCGACTACCTGCTTTTGTCCGATCCATTCCACAATGTTTACATGGTGGACCGGGAAGCGCAGGTGGTGTGGCAGACGAAACTCGACAGCGGAGTGGACGGGCTGTTCGTGGACCGGAAAGGGGACCGGGTGTTGACGTTCGAGGAATCCGGGGTGCTTTCCTGCCACAAGTTTGTGAAGGACACGGAAGCGCGCACCGATTACCTGGAACTCACCAGCTTCAGCGAGGTGTCCGACAAAAAGGAAATCTGGAAGGAGAAGGTACCTCCGTCGCTCGCCCACGGCGATCCGGTGTTGTCCCTGTCCGCCGACGGCAAACGATTTCTGATGGGCGGACGCAAGGACTTCCGCCTGCTCGACGACGCGGGCCGCGGATTGCTATCGAAAACCTTCATGACGGGCATGGATCACGCCCGGCTTTCGGATACAGGCGATCGCGCCTTTTTCTGGAGCGGCAACGAGTTGTGGGTGGTGGATATGGAGACGGGGAAGGAGACGCAGATCGGATTTTACCACTACCCGCTGAAGGCGGTGGGGATCGACCCCGAAGGCCGGGCCTTCATGACATACGACGCCAGCGGCTGGGTTGGGTTTTATTCCGGAAACGGCAAAAAGAAAGGTTCGCACGATTTCGACCTGCCCATCCGCGCCATTTTGCTGAACCAGCGTATCCGCATGGCGGCCTTCCACACGTCGCCTGCGGTGGCAGTTCTGCTGGACCTGAAAACGATGAAGGGCAAACGCCTTCGCCTCAACGCGCCGATCGACGCCTGGGCGCTGGACGATACCGGTCTTTATCTGGGATGCCGGGACGGCGGATGCCACCGTTTCAACCCGAAAGGCGAACGCGACTGGAAGTTCGCCCTGCCGGAGGCGCTGGGCGGCATCGATCTCCTGCCGCGCTTTGCAGTGTTCCGGGGAACGGGCAAGCATATGTTCGTACTGGAAAAGCTTGGTTACCAACCGGAAGAGGCAGTGCTTCATTCACCGCGTTCGGTTCTCACCCAGCACGGGGACGGTATACTGGAACTCGCTCCGGCCCGCGATGCGGTTTCGTGTTACAAGGTGCTCACGGTGGAACTGGTATGGAAAATTCATTGCGGTTCCACCGTCAAAGCCCTCGCCGCCAGTCCCGGAACCAACCGGCTGGTGGTGCTGGATGCCAAGCAGTGTCATTACCATCAATTGATCGCGGACGCGGCGGATCTGGAAGACCGCTCCGGTTTTCTTGAATTTTAACCGACCCGGGAGACGCCATGAAACAACTCAAGGAAGACATGTCCCTGTCCATCCGCGCCCGGTACCCCCTACTGTACCTGGTGACCTCGGAAGAAGCGCGCGCCGAAGAGATACTGCAGGAAATTGCGCAGTCGAGCCGGAAGGACCTGTTCACCTGGAGCCTGTCGCAGGGCCTGGTGCCTTCGAAGGACGGCGGCCCCGACTGCAACGAACCGGAATCGATCCTCAAACACATCGAGGCGTCGGACAAAAAGGCCATCTTTGTGCTCCGCGATTTCCATCCGTTTCTGGAAAAGGAAATCGTTCTTCGCCGCCTGCGCGACCTCATCAGCAACCTCAAGAAAAGCTACAAGACCGTGGTGCTGGTGTCGCCGGTCATGAAGATTCCGCCGGAGCTGGAAAAAGACATCACCGTGTTCGACCTGCCGCTTCCCGATCCAAAGGAACTCACCGCCGTGCTCAATCGACTGCTCGCGCCCT
Coding sequences within it:
- a CDS encoding pentapeptide repeat-containing protein encodes the protein MLPEWIEFKIQIEKTKNELAGADLSNRKLMQAKLDHAQLQGADLSFSYLICADLTGADLSGADLTGAVLSEAILKDANLEDVEFEDSYLNGADLSGATNLTCDQLELAYLDRETRLPDNIQIEWVSDDQFECSEKD
- a CDS encoding carbonic anhydrase, with product MTTQLLNELLLGNQRFARGATLHPHQDPLYRKECAKGRPSPTAVLACSDSRVSPEIIFDQGLGDLFVLRVAGNIASNMVLASLEYAVEHLGTRLIIVLGHSNCGAVTAAVSGDQVPGHIGNLVEFIQPSVSKCTSNGHLPQVNEVVRENVLHNMKNIRKAEPILSKLTEEAGLAVMGAIYHLESGKIELL
- a CDS encoding porin: MIRNVIVLLAVTGLLIPAQAVWAESDTEKRLRALEEKLKRFENLDSLPQKQDYIQVRYANPGFEMKTSDGLFSTRLVWRAQLRYTHPHRSDPRGVSNFTTRSDSSNFEARRLRMKIGGHGFKPWIDYYFEVDLQPSRDVDDDAAASSARVIDYRITLQPIDEIGLRVGQWKIDFNRERVDSSGRQQFVERSIVNRVFTIDRQVGAQIRGRLFKETYADMRYWAGVFNGEGRSVNNPDNDMMYMGRLQWNFLGRDLKWRQSDVSFHKLPTGSLAFAAATNNGKCSRWSSSGCGNLSGLTGPSATSQNFKTEQYVQEFAFKYRGLSIQQEYHWKDVEDKRNMTVHKYKGMYAQAGYFFHGLVPQIPEKLELAFRYAFVDAPVASNVALTDEREEYTWGLNYFFSGHDNKITVDYSILELEDASTGMSYDDNRIRVQWDISF
- a CDS encoding HAMP domain-containing protein translates to MGKFRDCKVSTKIGVGFGVITLILMGVVLITIQQVKNMEAITKRVVTLRTPTAHSSLMMLNGMNHSLASLRGWVILGDPKFKEERATAWNEQIEPSLQKLHELSSQWNNQEHVNQLHAIEEDLKQFKVFQQEIESIAQTDENTPARKILFEKAQPLEDRLMTYVTRMINLEMRIPPSSQNRKALLAIMADLEGTTSLAFEKAEEFLLSGDPAFKDQFRKNWEDNTNRFNDLKRNFKLLSADQQKVFKRLERAREQIAPLLQEIIQIRSGKEWNLANAWLAQKAVPIAFRIKSFLNEMTDTQNKLLDKDMQEISNRTHFLVVLLVILFFIAALMAGVLGSTITRTVSEPIKQVSNMAREMAQGNLRQKKLPIQSKDEVGDLTESFNQLLEKMKGK
- a CDS encoding sirohydrochlorin chelatase encodes the protein MTESKRAVVLVGHGGLPKDCPPDWVSRLKQLEGQRKGTGQPPTAEEMDLDRQIRNWPRTPENDPYHHGLQRLSERLEPRVAPAKLVVAYNEFCAPTVLEAVEKLVEAGFTHVTVVPTMFTPGGSHSELEIPELLTTLRSQFPDLDLQYAWPFDLDTLAGFLADHLAGFPP
- a CDS encoding SulP family inorganic anion transporter, with the translated sequence MQTKTLNIASMPKVEKERANLSLKSYFQYDLNNLKGDIFGGVTAGIVALPLALAFGVQSGMGAIAGLYGAIALGFFAALFGGTRQQISGPTGPMTVVSTVVVMTAVQNMGSLEAAFGTIIAIFFLSGVFLIGYGVMKLGTYIRYIPYPVVSGFMTGIGVIIIILQIFPFMGQKSPKTIPAVFHDLPKALTAINWEAVLVATATIAIIYIFPRITKAIPSTLVALFAVSGISGWVGLNVPLIGDIPDGFPELRIGEMSLEGMKMGLIIKLALTLSLLGAIDSLLTSVVADNITKTKHNSNQELVGQGIGNMAAAAIGGLPGAGATMRTLVNINSGGVTRLSGIVHALVLLVILMGAGVYASQIPLAVLAGILITVGIGIIDYKGMRHIKEVPRADAVVMILVLALTVFVDLIQAVAAGLILASVLFMKQMSDQAGRDIKISPLRSYSKEIPWDDEHIPAHIMDKIYVKHLDGPLFFGFAPAFQELAKTLPDIRVVIFRMKKVPHIDQTGLYALEEVIREFENRNIAVVMTGLQDQPLRMLRRINIVPGMIPEQYLFPSFEDCMNWLEEELSDASQEDMHAFFDELDNVRRQQKLIPKYRL
- a CDS encoding hybrid sensor histidine kinase/response regulator, translated to MSSIPPDREDFKILIVDDTPANVEVLQKTLEVEGYNISVALSGEKALTIASRFMPDLILLDIMMEGMDGYETCRRLKADPKTTGTPVIFISARNDIEDVVEGFNQGGVDYIVKPFKSGEVLARVKTHLQLHSLKKQREALIQELEKKNEDLVSLNEIKNKFLGIAAHDIRNPLSSIKGFVELLELSGESFSQKEHDEMLQLVGKSVNEVLGMVDDLLDISVIESGNLKLDLGPGDLTALLKERIQINSGHARGKDISINEDFHDIEPIVFDRGRMAQVLDNLISNAIKYSPLGSSVFIELRQEDGWTHVRVRDEGQGIRPEDQEQIFRGFQKLGARPTGGEKSTGLGLAIVKNIVESHQGKIGVYSEVGKGSTFEVALPNLEMPDYRF